The Methylobacterium sp. PvR107 genome contains a region encoding:
- a CDS encoding glycosyltransferase encodes MNISGQTICLSMIVKNEAHVIRRCLDSVRPIIDHWVIVDTGSTDGTQDVIRSAMADLPGRLIERPWVDFAHNRSEALALARPHSSYTLIIDADDELIIPAGFTMPKLDVPGYVFTISDRHTEYTRIQLVSNTLTWCYRGVLHEFIDSRDKYWTKPMPLVMRRGEDGARHRDESTYRQDAGILEKALTTERDPFLIARYTFYLAQSYRDCGELRKAIENYSRRSELGNWREEVYISLLSAAQLKGFLGDPEDEVRAIFDRAIPVCPERAEARHGASVFFRQRGQHAEAFLYAQEALHLTAPNEALFLQNWIYLYGLRDEYAVAAFNTGQYRACFSTCLDILGQADIPPDVRTRIAGLARQALAKMVDPAWGCRQSPYSAEFWPCWEFSAA; translated from the coding sequence ATGAATATTTCTGGGCAGACAATCTGTCTTTCGATGATTGTCAAAAATGAAGCGCATGTCATACGACGTTGCCTCGATTCTGTTCGGCCGATCATTGATCATTGGGTGATCGTGGACACGGGCTCGACCGATGGGACGCAGGATGTGATCCGCTCGGCTATGGCGGACCTGCCCGGAAGGCTTATCGAGCGGCCGTGGGTCGATTTCGCCCATAACAGGAGCGAAGCGCTCGCTCTGGCGCGCCCCCACAGCAGCTACACGCTTATCATCGATGCCGATGATGAACTGATCATCCCGGCCGGCTTCACGATGCCTAAGCTCGACGTTCCCGGGTATGTCTTCACGATTTCGGACCGCCACACCGAGTATACGCGCATTCAATTGGTCAGCAACACTTTGACTTGGTGTTATCGCGGCGTGTTGCACGAATTTATCGATAGTAGAGACAAATACTGGACGAAGCCGATGCCCTTGGTGATGCGGCGCGGCGAGGACGGCGCCCGCCATCGCGACGAATCGACGTATCGGCAAGACGCTGGAATTCTCGAGAAGGCCCTCACTACTGAGCGAGACCCTTTCCTGATCGCCCGGTATACGTTCTATCTCGCGCAGAGTTATCGCGACTGCGGTGAGCTTCGTAAAGCAATCGAAAATTATTCCAGGCGGTCCGAACTGGGCAACTGGCGCGAAGAGGTCTACATCAGCCTTCTGAGTGCCGCTCAACTCAAGGGTTTCCTCGGAGACCCTGAGGATGAAGTCCGGGCCATCTTCGACCGCGCGATTCCGGTCTGCCCCGAGCGGGCCGAAGCGCGTCATGGTGCCAGTGTCTTCTTCCGGCAACGCGGCCAGCACGCCGAGGCCTTCTTGTACGCTCAAGAAGCCCTCCACCTGACGGCGCCCAACGAGGCATTGTTTTTGCAGAACTGGATATATTTGTACGGCCTGCGAGACGAGTACGCCGTCGCCGCCTTCAATACGGGTCAGTACCGCGCCTGCTTCTCGACCTGCCTCGATATTCTTGGTCAGGCTGACATTCCGCCGGACGTCCGGACGCGGATTGCCGGGCTCGCGCGCCAGGCATTGGCCAAGATGGTCGATCCGGCCTGGGGATGCCGGCAATCGCCCTACAGCGCCGAGTTCTGGCCATGCTGGGAATTTTCGGCGGCGTGA
- a CDS encoding HWE histidine kinase domain-containing protein — protein MAEGSDNAARMVRLEADNMRLRRLLDEAGAPDGLRHGLRDTMAMLRAVLRLSAETADSVENYATHLEGRLDAIARVRVTADTFGEVNLHTLISDELMIHLIREGEQAALDGPAVRLRPKAAQLVALAFHELCSNAVEHGAFGLAEGGVEVRWSVDSTGATSAGALTLAWKETGGAAIGPPARQGFGMQVLTEMLSYELGARVDLAFEADGLRCIIQFPLTTRVGHIVDETDVDESGELD, from the coding sequence ATGGCAGAGGGATCCGATAACGCGGCGCGCATGGTGCGGCTGGAAGCGGACAATATGCGGTTACGCCGCCTCCTGGATGAGGCGGGCGCGCCGGACGGGCTCCGACACGGCCTGCGCGACACAATGGCGATGCTCCGGGCGGTCCTGCGCCTGTCGGCCGAGACCGCCGACAGCGTCGAGAATTACGCGACGCATCTCGAGGGCCGCCTCGACGCCATCGCGCGCGTCCGGGTCACCGCCGACACCTTCGGCGAAGTCAACCTGCACACCCTGATCTCAGATGAGCTGATGATCCATCTCATCCGCGAGGGCGAGCAGGCGGCGCTCGACGGGCCGGCGGTCCGGCTCCGGCCGAAGGCCGCGCAGCTGGTGGCGCTCGCATTTCACGAGCTCTGCAGCAACGCCGTCGAACATGGCGCCTTCGGCCTCGCCGAAGGCGGCGTCGAGGTCCGCTGGTCCGTCGACAGCACCGGTGCGACATCCGCCGGGGCGCTGACGCTCGCGTGGAAGGAAACGGGCGGCGCGGCGATCGGCCCGCCGGCACGGCAGGGCTTCGGGATGCAGGTTCTGACCGAGATGCTGAGCTATGAACTGGGCGCCCGCGTCGATCTCGCCTTCGAAGCCGACGGCTTACGGTGCATCATACAATTCCCGCTGACGACGCGAGTCGGACACATCGTGGACGAGACCGACGTCGATGAAAGCGGCGAGCTGGACTGA
- a CDS encoding efflux RND transporter permease subunit, protein MAAIVRLALLRPYTFVVMSILILIFGILSIFRTPTDIFPSIGIPVISVVWQYTGLPPEDMSGRIVSVFERSLTTTVNDIEHIESQSVPGYGIIKIYFQPTVDITAAQAQVTAISQTQLKQLPPGITPPLMLAYNASSVPIIQLALSSDTLSQSALNDLAMNFIRPQLATVPGAQLPYAYGGAARQVQIDLDQSALHAHGLSAADVGAALARQNLITPVGTQKIGSYEWVIDLNDSPKTIEAFNDLPVRVVDGAVVFMRDVAHVHNGSPPQTNVVQLDGKKGVLMSILKIGNASTLDIIAGVKARLPAIQATLPAGVDLKYVADQSGFVKESVVAVVREGLIAAALTGFMILVFLGSWRSTLIITVSIPLAVLCSLIALSVLGQTINVMTLGGLALAVGILVDDATVTIENINRHMEEFGEDIVTAITRGAQEIMPPATIALFCICIAFAPLLALGGVAGFLFRPLAMAVVFAMIASYALTYTVVPTLARYLLTEHAHGAEAHARRGFFGRFQQGFERRFESLRRGYLGLLALALANRGLFAGGFLLVVGLSFGLLPYLGRDFFPSIESDALRMHVRAPTGTRIEEMTALTGRIENRVRALLPPGRVTSVVNNIGLPISGINISYGNSGTIGTFDADMLVTLAEGEVAADAITRDLRSRLPREFPGVTFSFLPADIVSQILNFGSPAALDVQIAGHDIEGNRAYAYTLLSRIRRVAGVADARIQEQSKGPALRVDFNRALAGVVGLTEGDAATSVQASLSGSTQTAPTYWLDPRNGVSYPVSVQTPQYSIDTLGDLNNLPITAARSEQLLGGLSTISPEPLSAVVTHYNVMGTVNILAAAQSRDLGGTAADIQALIDETKGTVPKGSTVAVRGQVVTMSNAYQQLLIGLGFSIVLIYLLIVINFQSWLDPFVIIMALPAALAGIVWMLFVTQTHVSVPALTGAIMCMGVATANSILVISFAREQLAEGLSALDAALAAGATRLRPVIMTALAMVIGMLPMAIEPGQNAPLGRAVIGGLLFATTATLFFVPVVFAMVHGRARGPAAASLPGALPSPSV, encoded by the coding sequence ATGGCCGCAATCGTCCGACTGGCGCTTCTGCGCCCCTATACCTTCGTGGTGATGTCTATCCTGATCCTGATCTTCGGGATCCTGTCGATCTTCCGGACGCCGACGGACATCTTTCCGAGTATCGGCATCCCGGTCATCAGCGTCGTCTGGCAATATACGGGTCTTCCGCCTGAAGACATGTCGGGCCGGATCGTTTCGGTCTTCGAGCGGTCGCTGACAACCACCGTCAATGACATCGAACATATCGAATCGCAGTCGGTCCCGGGCTACGGGATCATCAAGATCTATTTCCAGCCGACCGTCGACATCACCGCGGCCCAGGCCCAGGTGACGGCCATCTCGCAAACGCAGCTGAAGCAGCTGCCGCCTGGCATCACGCCGCCCCTGATGCTGGCCTACAACGCATCGAGCGTGCCGATCATCCAGCTCGCTTTGTCGAGCGATACGCTCTCGCAATCCGCCCTCAACGACCTTGCGATGAACTTCATCCGGCCCCAGCTCGCCACGGTGCCGGGGGCGCAGCTTCCCTACGCCTATGGCGGCGCGGCGCGGCAGGTGCAGATCGACCTCGACCAGTCGGCGCTCCACGCCCACGGGCTGTCGGCGGCCGATGTCGGCGCGGCGCTTGCCCGACAGAATCTGATCACCCCTGTCGGTACGCAGAAGATCGGCAGCTACGAGTGGGTCATCGACCTGAACGACTCGCCCAAGACCATCGAGGCGTTCAACGACCTGCCGGTGAGGGTGGTCGACGGCGCGGTGGTGTTCATGCGCGATGTCGCCCATGTTCATAACGGCTCGCCGCCCCAGACCAACGTCGTCCAGCTCGACGGCAAGAAGGGCGTGTTGATGTCGATCCTGAAGATCGGCAACGCCTCGACCCTCGACATCATCGCCGGCGTGAAGGCGCGGCTGCCCGCCATCCAGGCGACCCTGCCCGCCGGGGTGGACCTGAAATACGTCGCCGACCAGTCGGGCTTCGTGAAGGAGTCGGTGGTCGCCGTGGTACGCGAGGGTCTCATCGCCGCCGCGCTGACCGGTTTCATGATCCTGGTCTTCCTCGGCAGTTGGCGCTCGACCCTGATCATCACCGTGTCGATCCCGCTGGCGGTGCTCTGCTCGCTGATAGCCCTCTCGGTCCTGGGCCAGACCATCAATGTCATGACGCTGGGCGGCCTCGCGCTCGCGGTTGGCATCCTGGTCGATGATGCGACAGTGACGATCGAGAACATCAACCGGCACATGGAGGAGTTCGGCGAGGACATCGTCACGGCGATCACCCGCGGCGCGCAGGAGATCATGCCGCCGGCGACCATCGCGCTGTTCTGCATCTGCATCGCCTTCGCGCCGCTGCTCGCGCTCGGCGGCGTGGCCGGCTTCCTGTTCCGGCCACTCGCCATGGCGGTCGTCTTCGCGATGATCGCGTCCTACGCGCTGACCTATACCGTGGTGCCGACCCTGGCGCGCTATCTCCTGACGGAACACGCCCACGGGGCCGAGGCACACGCGCGACGTGGTTTCTTCGGGCGGTTCCAGCAGGGGTTCGAGCGGCGGTTCGAGAGCCTGCGCCGCGGCTATCTCGGCCTGCTGGCGCTCGCCCTCGCGAACCGAGGCCTGTTCGCGGGCGGGTTCCTGCTCGTCGTCGGCCTGTCCTTCGGTCTGCTGCCCTATCTCGGCCGGGACTTCTTCCCGTCAATCGAATCCGACGCCCTGCGGATGCATGTCCGCGCTCCCACCGGCACGCGCATCGAGGAGATGACGGCGCTGACCGGACGGATCGAGAACCGTGTCCGCGCCCTGCTTCCGCCAGGCCGCGTCACCAGCGTCGTCAACAACATCGGCCTGCCGATCAGCGGCATCAACATCTCCTACGGCAACAGCGGCACGATCGGCACGTTCGACGCCGACATGCTGGTGACCCTGGCCGAGGGCGAGGTTGCCGCCGACGCCATCACCCGCGATCTGCGCAGCCGCCTGCCGCGGGAATTTCCCGGCGTGACCTTCTCGTTCCTGCCGGCCGACATCGTCAGCCAGATCCTCAATTTCGGCTCGCCGGCGGCCCTCGACGTGCAGATCGCGGGCCACGACATCGAGGGCAACCGCGCCTACGCGTACACGCTGCTGTCGCGGATCCGGCGGGTCGCCGGCGTCGCCGATGCGCGGATCCAAGAGCAGTCGAAGGGTCCGGCGCTTCGGGTCGACTTCAACCGCGCCCTGGCCGGCGTCGTCGGCCTGACCGAAGGCGACGCGGCGACCAGCGTCCAGGCGAGCCTCTCGGGCAGCACGCAGACGGCGCCGACCTACTGGCTCGACCCGCGCAACGGCGTCTCCTACCCGGTCTCGGTCCAGACGCCACAATATTCCATCGACACGCTCGGCGATCTCAACAACCTGCCGATCACCGCCGCCCGCTCGGAGCAGCTCCTCGGCGGCCTCTCGACCATCTCGCCCGAGCCGCTGAGCGCGGTGGTGACGCACTACAACGTCATGGGCACGGTCAATATCCTCGCCGCCGCGCAGAGCCGCGACCTCGGCGGCACGGCCGCGGATATCCAGGCGCTCATCGACGAGACGAAGGGTACGGTGCCGAAGGGCTCGACCGTGGCGGTGCGCGGTCAGGTCGTCACCATGTCGAACGCCTACCAGCAGCTGCTGATCGGGCTCGGCTTCTCGATCGTGCTCATCTACCTGCTGATCGTAATCAACTTCCAATCCTGGCTCGATCCGTTCGTGATCATCATGGCGCTGCCGGCCGCGCTCGCCGGGATCGTCTGGATGCTGTTCGTCACGCAGACGCACGTCTCCGTCCCGGCGCTGACCGGCGCGATCATGTGCATGGGCGTCGCGACCGCCAACTCGATTCTGGTGATCAGCTTCGCCCGGGAGCAGCTCGCAGAGGGCCTGAGCGCCCTCGACGCCGCGTTGGCGGCGGGCGCGACGCGGCTGCGGCCGGTGATCATGACGGCGCTCGCCATGGTCATCGGCATGCTCCCGATGGCGATCGAGCCGGGGCAGAACGCACCCCTCGGCCGCGCCGTGATCGGTGGCCTGCTCTTTGCCACCACGGCGACGCTGTTCTTCGTCCCCGTCGTCTTTGCCATGGTACATGGCCGCGCGCGCGGCCCGGCAGCTGCGTCGCTCCCCGGTGCTCTTCCCTCTCCGTCCGTCTGA